GCCAGGCTGCCGGCGACGAGGTTGGGCACATAGCCCATCTGCTCGATGGTGCGGGCCACCCGCTCCGCCAGTTCGGGCGACACCGCCTCCGGCCGGCGCAGATAGAGCGAGACGGTGCTGGCGGACACGCCGGCAGCGTCCGCCACGTCGCTCATCGTGATCCTCTGGGTCCCGCGCCGAACCCGCTTCTTCGCCGGTGCTGTTGCCATCGTCCCTTATCCTCGACCGCACTGCGGTCCGGCAACCGGAAGACCGTCCCCATGCCTCCCGGCCGCCGGACCACGCGCACGACTGCCGGGTCCCCTGCGCCCGGCAGCCGGTTCCGTCACCGGGCGACCAGATCCGCCATGGCGCCCATCATACCCTTGCCATCGATGGCTGTGAGGCTCTCCGCAACGCTGCGAGCCAAGCCCGGGACGCGGGTCAGGTCTTCCTTCCACAGGCGCTGGTCGGCCAGGACGGCTCCGACCAGCCCGGCCGCGTCGCCGGAGTGGGCCGCCCAGGCGGCGCTCAGCGCCGCGATCACCTCGGCATCGTCGCGGATGGGATAGCTGCCGGCGTCGCGCGTGCCGGTGCAGCCGCCGTCCGCCATCGTCCCGCGGTAGAAGCGCAGCAGCGCGGCCAGCGAGAAGCTGAGCCCGGCCGGCGCCTCGCCATGGGCGGCGACCCAGTCCTTCAGGCTCGGCAGCACCCGCACCTGCCATTTCGACACCGAGTTGAGCGCGATCGAGATCAGCTCGTGCCGGATGTAGGGGTTGCCGAAGCGCTCCATGATGGTCGCGGCATACTGCTGGCGCTCGGCCTCGGGCAGCGGGACGAAGGGCACGATCTCGCGGAACATCACCTGGTTCAGGTAGGCCGCGACGGTCGGGTCGTCCATCATGCCCTTCACGGTGTCGATCCCCGCCACATAGGCGGCGAGCGCGCTGGCCGTGTGGGCGCCGTTCAGGATGCGGACCTTGCGGGTGCGGTAGGGCTGCAGGTCGTCCGTCCACACCACGTTCAGCCCCGCCTTGTGCAGCGGCAGCTCCTCGGCCAGCGCGGCCGGCCCCTCGATCACCCAGACATGGAAGGGCTCGCCGGCCACGGTGAGCTGGTCCTCATAGCCCCAGCGCCCGAACAGCGCCGCCGCCTCGTCGCGCGGATAGCCGGGGACGATGCGGTCGACCAGCGTGTTCAGGAAGTGGTTGTGCCGCTCGACCCAGGCGATGAAGCCGGCTTCCAGACCCCAGCGCCTGGCATGGGCCAGCACGATGCGCTTCAGGTTGGCGCCGTTGGCCTCGATCAGTTCGCAGGGCAGGAAGACGAGTCCGCTCTCCGGCGTGCCGCCGAGAGCTGTATAGCGGGCGTGCAGCAGCGCGGCGACCTTCGCCGGGAAGCTCTCCTGGCAGGACTGCGGGGTGTAGGCCTCCTCGACGTCGGCGATGCCGGCCTCGGTGGTGTTGGACACGACGAAGCGCAGCACCGGGGAGGTGGCGTACGACATCACCCGCGCCCAGTCGGCATAGGGGTTGAGCGCGTCGGACACGCAGCTCACCACCCGGCGGGCCTCGACCTCGCGGCCGTCCTCGATCCCGCGCAGCAGGACGGTATAGAGATGGTCCTGGCGGCGCAGCAGGTCGGCGATGCCGCGGTCGAGCGGCTGCACGACGGCGACGCCGGCCCGGGTCAGGCCCTGGCCGTTGGCGATGTCGATCATCCAGTCGACGAAGCCGCGCAGGAAGTTGCCGTCGCCGA
Above is a genomic segment from Azospirillum thermophilum containing:
- a CDS encoding tagaturonate reductase; this encodes MTSLNRELLTGGALDAAHTPGAPVLPVTVLQIGDGNFLRGFVDWMIDIANGQGLTRAGVAVVQPLDRGIADLLRRQDHLYTVLLRGIEDGREVEARRVVSCVSDALNPYADWARVMSYATSPVLRFVVSNTTEAGIADVEEAYTPQSCQESFPAKVAALLHARYTALGGTPESGLVFLPCELIEANGANLKRIVLAHARRWGLEAGFIAWVERHNHFLNTLVDRIVPGYPRDEAAALFGRWGYEDQLTVAGEPFHVWVIEGPAALAEELPLHKAGLNVVWTDDLQPYRTRKVRILNGAHTASALAAYVAGIDTVKGMMDDPTVAAYLNQVMFREIVPFVPLPEAERQQYAATIMERFGNPYIRHELISIALNSVSKWQVRVLPSLKDWVAAHGEAPAGLSFSLAALLRFYRGTMADGGCTGTRDAGSYPIRDDAEVIAALSAAWAAHSGDAAGLVGAVLADQRLWKEDLTRVPGLARSVAESLTAIDGKGMMGAMADLVAR